The segment ATTAATATAAGTGCCGTTGGCGCTGTTTAAATCGCAAATTTCCCAGTTAAGTTGTTTGTTGGCTATTGGACGAATGGCTGCATGACGTCTCGATACTCCGCCATATACTTTCGAGTCTAATACTATTTGGCAGCTTGGTTCTCTCCCAATAAGAGTTTCAAAGCTTTCTGAGAGGATATAGGCTGGCTGTTTTGCATTACCGCCGTTTGTTAGTCGCAAAAAGGCTTGTTTTTTATTGTTGCCGGTCATGGGTTTTTCGGCTGCTTTTTATAACCGTATGCTGGCTTATGCCCACCATTATAGGCATCATTAATGAACCGGTGGGCATTATCTAGGAATCAGTGGGATCTCGCGCACTTTTTAAGATTTTGCTAGGACTGTTCGGTGGCGGTGTGTGTTGACTTTTATTTGTGGTTTTTCAAAGCCGGCTTCTCTAAATGCTTGCTCAATATCTAGGCTGAAATATTCGTCTAGGTAAGGTTCGGTGCTTTTCAGCAAGGTTAAAATATAAGGCGGCATTTTGGCATATATTTCTGATTGGGGGTTCATATCCATAAATGCCACATAGCCACCCGGACGTAATAATCTTTTGGCTTCTTTTAAAACTGCTTTTGCGGCGGTTTGGGGCAGTTCATGGAACATTAAAAACACGGAAACTAAATCATAACTAGCTTCGGTTAGGCCGGTGTTTTCTGCTGCTGCATGAACCCATTTAAAATTTGCTTGGTTTTGGCTTGATCTTAAGTTGGCTATGGCTAAGAAATAAGGCGATAAGTCTACGCCGGTTATCTTTGCTTGGGGATAAGCTTGCTGGATGGCAAAGCTACTCATCCCTACGCTACATCCAAGATCGACTATATTTTTGGGTTCGATGTCTATTTGTGCTTTTAAGATGTTGTGATAGCTTTCTCGGAGTTTGCTATCTCCTTGCGCCCCCTCTTCTGGCCAAATGCCGGCATGAACTGCTTTTGCTGCTACTTCTACTTCTGTGGCTGCTTCCCAGCTTAAGTTTCCTTTTTCGTAGGCGTGAAATGAGGTTAAGTAATATTCGGGGTATTTTAGCTGCGGGTTTTCTATTTTGGCTTTTTCTGTTTCGAGGTCGTTTTCTCGCAGGGCTTTTGCTTCTTCTCTCCAATAAACTCCGATTTTTGCGGCCCGTTTGATCATCATCTCACGGGCTTGGTGTTTGGCGAGGTCTGCTAGGGGTTTGATGGAGAGTACGCCATTCACTAAGCGTGATCCGAGTCCGGGTTTTTTGCTGGCTGCAACGGTCATAACTGGTTATGGGTTAAAGGTTTTTGTTGTTTGTTTTACCCAATAGTAGTTTATCAGGGGAGGGAACCTTTTTTTTAGGGATTGGCTGGCCGGTGATTGGCGTATTTATTAGGGTTGCGGGTTGATTTTGTATTGACCGGCCAATCTATAGAATAAGGGGTAATATTCACTGAATCTCTGGTTGGGTGTCTGTGCTCTCCAGTTGTATTGGATGTCTGCTGTCTTTAAGGTTAGGGTGATGGAACTTATTTCTGTTCCTATTTCTACTTTAAGGTTGCCGGCGGTTCCTTGTTGGGTGCTGAAGTTTTGTTTTAATGGTTCTGTTTCTTTGGCAGGGTATTGTTTGGCTTGTTTGTCTTCCTGCTGTCTATTACTTGCCCATCCCCGGATCTGAATGTCTGGGTTTTTTGGTTCGCTGAATGCTTGTCCGTCTCGGTTGGCCGGTTCTGTGTCGGCTATCCATTCCGCCGGATAGGGAAACTCAAAGTTATATCGCTTATTGCGGTATATCTCGAACCGGCTCATCTTTTTCGGCGAGGATGGCCCACACGCAGACAATACCACTGCGATGACGATTGCTGTCACGCCGTAACTCTTTATTAATGTCCCCACAATCTGTCTGCCTCTTGTTTAATAAATATTTGCAAGGTTTGGCTGTCTCAAAGCTTATGCTGGAGAAGCTTTAAAGATGTTTTACCCCTGAATTTAAATTTTAAATTTTTCCCGAATAAAGGCTTTGTTGTTTCAATTTTCAAGACAATTTGGGGCTTTACTGAGGGCTAATTGTAAAGATATATTACAAAAATGCCGTTAAAGCAGCATAGCATCTTGACAGCTTGAAAAAGGGCAGCTATCGTTAGATACATACCCGGGTAAACAACTTAAAAACCAATATGCAAGACAAGCAGAAAGTCACACTGTATCTCCCACCCGAATTACACCGCCGGCTAAAAATCCGTTCGGCAGTTGACTCGGAACCGATGTCAGCCCTTGCAGAAAAAGCCATAGTATTTTACTTGGCACATCCAGAGGTAGTTGAAGAGGTTGAGGCAGCTTACGGCAATACGCATAGGGTCTACAATTGTCCCGAATGCACAGCCGGGGTAGTGATGAGAGAAGGTGAACTGGTAGCTCTGAAAAATCAGCCCGGAGTGCTGACAGAAGAGGGGTTGCCGGTAGAGAGGGTAAAGGTAAGTTCCAGCCCTGAACAAGGCGAGCAAGAATTGGTACCCTGCTAATTCATTGAGCGCTTTTGAAGAGAACAGAAAGCACGAAGTTTATTGTGCACAAGTTCACTGAAAAAGGGGCATCCGAATCTAGCAATGTTTGCGCCGTTTCTAAAAAGGTCGATTGGACATGAAAGAAGAGCTAAGCATTCTCATACAAGCTCAATATCCTTTAATCTACCTCGTGACCTCTGAGGAAGAACGGTCAGAGCAAGCAATTGCGATGATAGCTCAGAGCAGACCACAACAAAAGGTTTTTGTTTGGACGGTCACGCATGGTATTGTCGAATACGGTCAGCCCCGAAATACAACTCAGCACAATACTGTTTCTCCGGAAGCAGCGGTTGAGTGGGTGATTCGGCAGAGAGAACCAGGAATATTTATATTTAAAGACTTACATCCGTTTATCGATTCACCGGCCACAACGAGATGGTTACGGGATGCGATTGCCAGCTTCAAAGGAACGCAAAAAGCGATTATTCTGATGTCGCCGGTGCAGACAGTACCCATTGAGTTAGAGAAGGAAGTGGTAGTTTTAGACTTCCCCTTACCGACAATGGCGGAGTTGAATTTAGTTTTGTCTAACCAGCTTCAAGAAAGCCGCAACCGGAAGATTACAACCGAGACGCGAGAAAAGCTTTTGAAAGCAACGTTAGGCTTAACGAAAGATGAAGCGGAAAAAGTTTATCGGAAAGCTTATGTTACAACCGGCAAGTTAACAGAAGCAGAAGTTGATATTGTACTATCTGAGAAGAAACAACTAATCCGCCGTAATGGAATTTTGGAATACATCGAAGAAGATGAAACCATCGATTCTGTTGGGGGTTTGGATGAGTTGAAACGCTGGTTGACGCAACGCTCGAATGCTTTTACAGAAAGAGCAAGAGAGTATGGTTTACCTCAACCGAAAGGTATGCTAATATTAGGTGTACCAGGATGTGGAAAATCACTGATTGCGAAAACGACCTGCCGCCTATGGGGTTTACCTTTGTTGCGGTTGGATATGGGGAGAGTTTATGATGGGTCTATGGTGGGCCGGTCGGAAGCAAATCTCCGTAATGCGTTGAAGACTGCTGAATCAATTTCACCGGTAATTTTGTTTATCGATGAATTAGATAAAGCGTTTGCCGGCACATCAGGATCGG is part of the Ancylothrix sp. D3o genome and harbors:
- a CDS encoding class I SAM-dependent methyltransferase — protein: MTVAASKKPGLGSRLVNGVLSIKPLADLAKHQAREMMIKRAAKIGVYWREEAKALRENDLETEKAKIENPQLKYPEYYLTSFHAYEKGNLSWEAATEVEVAAKAVHAGIWPEEGAQGDSKLRESYHNILKAQIDIEPKNIVDLGCSVGMSSFAIQQAYPQAKITGVDLSPYFLAIANLRSSQNQANFKWVHAAAENTGLTEASYDLVSVFLMFHELPQTAAKAVLKEAKRLLRPGGYVAFMDMNPQSEIYAKMPPYILTLLKSTEPYLDEYFSLDIEQAFREAGFEKPQIKVNTHRHRTVLAKS
- a CDS encoding AAA family ATPase; translation: MKEELSILIQAQYPLIYLVTSEEERSEQAIAMIAQSRPQQKVFVWTVTHGIVEYGQPRNTTQHNTVSPEAAVEWVIRQREPGIFIFKDLHPFIDSPATTRWLRDAIASFKGTQKAIILMSPVQTVPIELEKEVVVLDFPLPTMAELNLVLSNQLQESRNRKITTETREKLLKATLGLTKDEAEKVYRKAYVTTGKLTEAEVDIVLSEKKQLIRRNGILEYIEEDETIDSVGGLDELKRWLTQRSNAFTERAREYGLPQPKGMLILGVPGCGKSLIAKTTCRLWGLPLLRLDMGRVYDGSMVGRSEANLRNALKTAESISPVILFIDELDKAFAGTSGSADSDGGTSSRIFGSFLTWMQEKNSPVFVMATANRVERLPGEFLRKGRFDEIFFVDLPTSEERQEIFKIHLLKRRREIDRFDIEQLAKVSDGFSGAEIEQAIIAAMYDAFAQDREFTQLDIIAAIKATLPLSKTMTEQVTALRDWARQRARPAAASVAEYQRLEF